Proteins encoded together in one Euzebya rosea window:
- a CDS encoding dihydrofolate reductase family protein, translating into MEQLHPTHVPEVDAYEAHRPPADEPSWLRVNMVSSLDGHIVDDDGVSGGLGGEADRLAFFAMRHHADAILAGAGTVRAEDYGGMRVRDTMRAAREADGRVDPAPIVVVTASVDLDPTSRLFTDTRVPPIVLTTTDADPEAVQRVAEAGARVVSAGEGRVDLTEGLAVLRESLGLHHVLCEGGPGLNAALLAADLVDELCLTLAATVVGSDDPRRIAGGAHPERRMALSRVLHQDGELLLRYTRTR; encoded by the coding sequence ATGGAGCAGCTGCACCCAACCCACGTGCCCGAGGTCGACGCCTACGAGGCCCACCGCCCGCCGGCGGACGAGCCGTCGTGGCTGCGGGTCAACATGGTCAGCAGCCTCGACGGGCACATCGTCGACGACGACGGGGTCAGCGGGGGGTTGGGTGGCGAGGCGGACCGGCTGGCCTTCTTCGCGATGCGCCATCACGCCGACGCCATCCTGGCCGGCGCGGGCACCGTTCGGGCCGAGGACTACGGCGGCATGCGGGTCCGCGACACGATGCGAGCCGCACGGGAAGCCGACGGCCGGGTCGACCCGGCGCCCATCGTGGTGGTGACGGCGTCGGTGGACCTCGACCCCACCTCCCGGTTGTTCACCGACACCCGCGTCCCGCCGATCGTGCTGACCACGACCGACGCGGATCCCGAGGCGGTCCAGCGCGTGGCCGAGGCGGGTGCCCGTGTCGTCAGCGCGGGTGAGGGTCGCGTCGACCTAACGGAAGGCCTGGCCGTCCTCCGGGAGTCCCTGGGCCTGCACCACGTCCTGTGCGAGGGCGGGCCGGGGCTGAACGCCGCCCTGCTGGCCGCCGACCTCGTCGACGAGCTGTGCCTGACGCTGGCCGCGACCGTCGTGGGCAGCGACGACCCCAGGCGCATCGCCGGCGGTGCCCACCCCGAACGCCGGATGGCCCTCTCCCGCGTCCTCCACCAGGACGGCGAGCTGCTGCTCCGCTACACCCGCACACGCTGA
- the nucS gene encoding endonuclease NucS, with product MRLLIARCTVDYDGRLTAHLPEARRLIMVKADGCVAIHADGGAYKPLNWMNAPNRLEEEDDRWVVTSPKGETLTITLHERIWETETELGEDPGLTKDGVEAHLQELLAANTDAIGENLQLVRREYPTDIGPVDLLLRDADGQAVAVEIKRRGEIDGVEQLTRYLERMDRDPLLRPVRGIFAAQLIKPQARVLAESRGIACVEVDYDELRGIESDELKLF from the coding sequence ATGCGCCTACTCATCGCCCGCTGCACCGTGGACTACGACGGTCGGCTGACCGCCCACCTGCCGGAGGCCCGTCGCCTGATCATGGTCAAGGCCGACGGCTGTGTCGCCATCCATGCCGACGGTGGTGCCTACAAGCCCCTCAACTGGATGAACGCCCCCAACCGGCTGGAGGAGGAGGACGACCGCTGGGTCGTGACGTCCCCCAAGGGCGAGACGCTGACCATCACCCTGCACGAGCGCATCTGGGAGACCGAGACCGAGCTCGGCGAGGACCCCGGCCTGACCAAGGACGGGGTCGAGGCACACCTGCAGGAGCTGCTGGCGGCCAACACCGACGCCATCGGCGAGAACCTCCAGCTGGTCCGCCGCGAGTACCCCACCGACATCGGGCCCGTGGACCTGCTGCTCCGGGACGCCGACGGGCAGGCCGTGGCGGTGGAGATCAAGCGGCGCGGCGAGATCGACGGGGTCGAGCAGCTGACCCGCTACCTGGAGCGCATGGACCGTGATCCGCTGCTGCGTCCGGTCAGGGGCATCTTCGCCGCACAGCTGATCAAGCCCCAGGCCCGCGTCCTGGCGGAGTCACGGGGCATCGCCTGCGTCGAGGTGGACTACGACGAGCTGCGCGGTATCGAGTCCGACGAGCTCAAGCTCTTCTGA
- a CDS encoding A/G-specific adenine glycosylase: MGAPPPSADDPADDPADHDAVRALVEGVLAWHRPDDRDLPWRAPGTTPWGILLSEVMAQQTQAERVAGRWVELVERFPDPSAMAEAAPAEVIDLWVGLGYNRRAVNLHRAAVVMVERHGGEVPDDLDGLLALPGVGPYTARAVLAFAFDRDVVPVDTNVARVVARHTGRVLDRADAQALADGAVRWGRGAATAAALMDLGATVCRARTPACEGCPVMATCSWAGGPEEDPAGRGAHRPRPQGRFEGSARQARGRIIAAARAGLLEGGAALELAGEHGEAVLDALVADGLVVRSGRGFALPGTTGKSRDGERDRED, translated from the coding sequence ATGGGTGCCCCTCCTCCCTCCGCTGACGACCCGGCTGACGACCCGGCCGATCACGACGCGGTTCGTGCGCTCGTCGAGGGTGTGCTGGCGTGGCATCGGCCCGACGACCGGGACCTGCCGTGGCGGGCGCCCGGCACCACCCCCTGGGGGATCCTCCTCAGCGAGGTGATGGCCCAGCAGACCCAGGCCGAGCGCGTCGCCGGCCGCTGGGTGGAGCTGGTCGAGCGGTTCCCCGATCCCTCGGCCATGGCCGAGGCCGCCCCGGCGGAGGTCATCGACCTGTGGGTGGGGCTGGGCTACAACCGCCGGGCGGTCAACCTGCACCGTGCTGCGGTGGTGATGGTGGAGCGGCACGGAGGTGAGGTGCCCGACGACCTCGACGGCCTGCTGGCCCTCCCCGGGGTCGGCCCCTACACGGCCCGGGCCGTCCTCGCCTTCGCCTTCGATCGTGACGTCGTCCCGGTCGACACCAACGTGGCCCGCGTCGTCGCCCGCCACACCGGCAGGGTGCTGGACCGTGCGGACGCCCAGGCGCTGGCCGACGGGGCGGTGCGGTGGGGGAGGGGCGCGGCCACCGCAGCGGCGCTCATGGACCTCGGGGCCACGGTCTGCCGGGCCAGGACACCAGCGTGCGAGGGGTGTCCCGTCATGGCGACGTGCAGCTGGGCGGGAGGGCCCGAGGAGGACCCCGCCGGGCGAGGTGCCCACCGTCCCCGCCCGCAGGGTCGGTTCGAGGGATCGGCCCGCCAGGCGCGCGGGAGGATCATCGCTGCGGCCCGTGCGGGCCTGCTGGAGGGCGGGGCAGCCCTCGAGCTCGCCGGCGAACACGGGGAAGCGGTCCTGGACGCGTTGGTGGCCGACGGGCTGGTGGTGCGGAGCGGCCGCGGGTTTGCGCTGCCGGGAACGACGGGCAAGTCTCGGGACGGCGAACGGGACCGCGAGGACTGA